The window CCCCACCATCGACCGCACAATGCTCAGATTATATTACAGCGCATCGCGGCGATCGACCACACCTGGCAACCCCCTCAGCTACCTCCGCAGACGCCTGAATTTGCTAACTCTTTGCAGGGTTTACGCTTGCAATCGTGGGTACGTCACCAGCGTTCATCCACAACACGTCTGAGAAAACTATTCACCAAATTGGTTAAGCCGAAAAATCTGTTTCTGGCTAGCGCTTTTCTCGGTACTGTGGGAGTAGCAGGAACGCTGATATATGGAGATTTAACTACTCTAAATAATCAGCATAATCAGCAATCTCTCGTATCGTCTAATCATCGGTTATTATCGGCTTCATCCTTGGCAAAGCGATCCCCAAAGTCGGTTACTGTGCCGCCTCGAACAACTTCAAACTATCCTGCCACCCTAACTCACCGGAATGACGAAGCTAAGCGCGTAGAGCGCAGTAGTGAAGTGGGACAACAGTTAGAACCGATCACCAGCATTGACACTGGGGCTTCAAATGGAATCAACACAGTTGCAGTTAGCCCGAATGGGAAGATGATTGCTAGTGGCAGTCGAGACGGCTTGCTCAAACTTTGGCATCTGGGCAAAAATAGAGCGGGTACAACTCCCACCTCTGGACGCACTTTAGGAGAAGATTTATACGGAGAAAATACGGTTGCTTTTAGCCCAGATGGTAAGACGTTAGCCAGTGGGAGCGATGACAATATTATTAGAATTTGGGATATTGGTAAGGGTAAGCTATTACACACCCTCAAGGGACATTCGGCTTGGATATCTGACTTAGTTTTTAGTGCAGATGGCAAAACATTAATGAGTAGCAGTTTTGACCGCACTATTAAAGTTTGGGATTTGAGCCAAAAAGTCAATACTCAACCGATTGAGAAACGCACCCTTAAAGGACATACGGCTTGGGTTTTTGCTATTGCCATGACACCTGATGGGAAAACATTAGCGAGTTGTAGTTTTGACAATACAATTAAAGTCTGGAATCTGGAAAAAGGGGAAGTTCGTCATACTCTCAAAGGCAATCCCAATCGGGTGTTTGCTCTCGCGATTAGTTCAGATGGGGAAACCTTAGCGAGTGGCAATGGAGATGGGACGATTCAGGTATGGAATTTAACCACAAATCAACTGACGAAAACGTTTAATGGGCATCAAGATTGGGTGCGTGCTCTTGCCATGACGCCCGATGGCAAAATGCTTGCGAGTGGGAGTGGGAGCCAGGATAATACGATTAAACTTTGGAATTTGCGATCAGGGAAACTTCTGGGCACTCTCGAAGGGCATTCTGATGATGTTCGTTCTGTGGCGTTTAGTCCAGATAGTAGTACTTTAGTTAGTGGCAGTTTTGATAATACGATTAAGATTTGGCGAATGCCTTAAAACGGAGATGTTGCACCCTTTTCATGGATGTCATAACCTGCCAAGAACTTTAGTTCTTGGCTCATATTTCAAGTCTACTAAAGTGGACTGAAAATAGTATACAGTCGTCTTTAGAGACAGCCTCTTATTTTCCTCCGCCTAGAGTGATGAAAGAGCGCTACTTAGTGACTAACAGGAATATTTATCCCAAAGACTTGCCGACTCTGCCTCCTGCCCTTTTTTAGTTCGTCGAACTCACGTTATTTTATAGGCTTTAAATAACTTAATTACGGGTCGCAAAACGATTTGTTGCTCAACTGTTACAGCGACAGATGGTCAGACAGGTCTAGAAAAAGCCAGAAGTCTTATCCCTGACTTAATTGCTGGTTATACTGAAAGGCATGGCGTTCAGTCATCTGGTTTATCGCAGCAATGTAAAGAGAAAGCAACACCATGATGTTGAGTACAGAATATACTGAGATTCAAGCTGAAATTGAGTCTGGTTTAAAAGAAATAATGGCTTCGCAGGGTGCGCTCGTTGTGGCACTGGGAAATTGGAAAACTGGGCAGTGCATTTGCCACGAAGGTATTGATAGTCCTCTGTTCCCCAATAGCAAAATTAGCATGGCGGTAACAGGCAACGCTAAAGTCATCCAAGCCAAGATGGAGGTTGCCAAGGCGCTCCAGTTTTCAGATAAAATTGATCAGATATTAATTGCACTCTCATCGCAGTGGCACTTAATGAATATTCTATCGGCAGAAGACTATTTTATTTATTTAGCTCTAGATCGAAAATTTTCCAACATTGCAGATGGTACGTTAAAAATAATGAAGGTTGACAGGAAACTATCGCCACTACTCAATTCATACTTGCCGCTTCCTAGTTTTTAGACAATAAGGGAAATCTCTTTTCAGCGAGGAATAAAAACCCAGGAGCGATCGCCAGGAGAGTCCTCGAAAATAGCCCCGCGTCGCTTTAAGTCAAGTTTCATCTCTTCAGTCAGTCCTAAAAATACATATCCATCTCTTAAACTTACCGAGAGTTTGGCTCCAAACTCCACCGGGCTTCCGGCTTTCCCTCTCACTATTGGACGAATATGCTGTTGACTCAAACTGAGATATAGGGTTTTCTTTGATTTGTTCTACTGTTTCCCGATCGCTTATTCCCAACTTCTCTTTGATTATTAATGAACCTAATGCCATCCGAAACGGTAGGGCGGATGCTCCTATATCTTCGGTAAAAGTTTGGGCGTATTCCTCTTCAAACTCATCCCAGGGTATTAGATTAGCTATCCTTACCCAACGGTTGTCTTGTGATAACTTTCCCTCAAAGGGTAACTCAAACTTGGACGGTGGCGTGGGAAGTGATTCAACTTTTCGGTACATTTTCCCTGGTTGAGGTACAAGGGTTTTGCCAGATTTTACCTGATTTCCTTGGACTTGAGCAACTCTCAAGACCGCTTAACCTATTGATAACTAAGGGTTTCCGCTTTTCGCAGCAAGCCCTAATTAGTAGTTCGTTGATATCCTCAAATCGACCCCCCCTGCCCCCTTTAGTAAGGGGGGAGTTGGAAACAGAAGCTTTTTCAAGTTTCTTCCCCTTTAATACAATTGTGTTTAAAGCTTGGGGCCTATTCTCTGATTGCTCCCCCCTTAACAAGGGGGGTTGGGGGGGGTCTTCAAGTGTCGCATTCACCCGATCTAGAATGAGTTTATTGATCGTGCGATCGCATCAGTTCTCGCCAATCATCAGGATATTCGCTCTTTTCAAAAGCAGCCAGAGAACGCACAGGTGCTTGATGTTTGCGGCTAAATTCGATTTCTCCCCCTAACTCATTCAACAGTTTTTCTGGACGGATTCCTAAATCTTTATCCTCTGGTACAAATAAACGCAGTTGATTCGATAAATCCAGGTACGTTTTGTTATACGGGGTAGCGGTTAGCAAAATACATCGACTTTCATTCAGCGCAATATATTCCTGAATTGCCCGATAACGCTTACCCTGCCGATTCCGCAAGTTATGACTTTCGTCAATCAATACCACCCGATAACGACGTTCATTCGGTAACTCCGTCTGCACCCGACTAATGGAGAGAACTTTTGCCCGGAGTCCATAGCGGTGAACATAGTCCTCCCACATCGTTACTAAGTTTTTAGGGCAAATAATTAGGGTTTATAAGAAAAAATCTTCTTCTAAAATCTTGGCTAACGTTGTTGCAATTAACGTTTTGCCCAACCCCACCACATCCCCGATTAATACCCCACCTCTACGGTTGACGTGACGCGCAGCAATTTGAACCGCAGCTTTTTGGAAGTCAAACAACTGATTCTTAACATCGCGAGGAATCTGATATTCAGCTAATCCCGCCCTGGCTTCCTGGGATAAGTGATAAGCAATTTTCAGATAAATATAGTAAGGCGGAATCAGCTTTTCTCTCGCCCAACTGTTATCGATAATTTCAACCAATTCTTGGGAAATATCGATACACCAACGGTCATTCCATCGGTCATCAAACCACTTTTGCAGCTTTTGACAAGCATCATGGTCTAAAACATCAATATTCAATTCCCCTTGATGTTCTAGCCCAGACAAAGTAAGATTGCTACTTCCCAAAAACCCAATCGTGGGATTAATGATATCACTGCGATGAACTAGGTAAAGTTTGGCATGAAGAGGATGTCTGAGAAACAGTTTAACAATAACTTTCTGATTTTTTAGCTTAGAACCGCCAACAAAAAAGCGCCCCCCTTGCGGAGAGCGCTTTTTTTAAGCTAAATTCTTAAGAATTAGCCATTGATGACAGGAGCGGTTAGAGCCACAGGAGCCGCTTCACCAGCCGCTAAGTCGAGGGGGAAGTTGTGAGCGTTACGCTCGTGCATTACTTCAAATCCCAAGTTAGCGCGGTTGAGTACATCAGCCCAGGTGCCAATCACGCGACCTTGTGAGTCGATGATGGACTGGTTGAAGTTGAATCCATTCAGGTTGAACGCCATGGTGCTGATGCCCAAAGCGGTGAACCAAATGCCAACTACAGGCCAAGCAGCGAGGAAGAAGTGCAAGCTACGGCTGTTGTTGAAAGAAGCATATTGGAAAATCAACCGACCGAAGTAACCGTGAGCAGCAACGATGTTGTAGGTTTCTTCTTCTTGACCGAACTTGTAACCGTAGTTCTGAGATTCGGTTTCAGTTGTCTCACGCACCAAGCTGGAGGTGACCAAAGAACCGTGCATTGCACTGAACAAGGAACCGCCGAACACACCAGCCACACCGAGTTGGTGGAAGGGGTGCATCAGGATGTTGTGCTCAGCTTGGAACACGAACATGAAGTTGAAGGTTCCAGAGATGCCCAGGGGCATACCATCAGAGAAAGAACCTTGTCCGATGGGGTAAATCAGGAATACAGCGGTTGCAGCCGCCACAGGAGCGCTGTAAGCAACAGCAATCCAAGGGCGCATCCCTAAGCGGTAGCTGAGTTCCCACTCACGTCCCATGTAGCAGAAGACGCCGATGAGGAAGTGGAAAATTACCAACTGGTAAGGGCCACCGTTGTAAAGCCACTCGTCTAAGCTAGCTGCTTCCCAAATTGGGTAGAAGTGCAAGCCGATGGCGTTAGAAGAAGGAACAACGGCTCCACTGATGATGTTGTTACCAAACAGCAGAGAGCCAGCAACAGGCTCACGGATACCATCGATGTCCACAGGAGGAGCAGCGATGAAGGCGATGATAAAGCAGGTAGTGGCAGTTAGCAGGGTAGGAATCATCAGGACACCGAACCAGCCTACATAGAGGCGGTTGTTGGTGCTAGTGACCCACTCGCAAAACCGTTCCCACACGTTCGCAGATTCGCGACGCTGTAATGTGGTTGTCATGTTTTTATGATGGCTTAATAATTTTTCAAGGTTCAGCGGGCGCTTTTGTGTTCGCCCATACTTAACTTAACCCATCTGTTGCGTTTTGTAAAGTTCTTCAAACTTTTTTTAGAATCCCTCAGTCGTGTTAACCCGGAGGCCACTTCATCTGGCGTCCGCCCAAGATGTGTACATGCAGGTGGTCAACGGTTTGGCCGCCATCAGCGCCGTTGTTAATCACCAGGCGATAGCCGTTATCCAGACCGAGTTGCTGGGCAACCCGCTTGGCGGTTAAGAGCAGGTGTCCCATGAGAGCATGGTCTTCGGATTCGGCTGCGGCTAGCTGAGGAAGGGGCTTTTTGGGAATCACCAGGATGTGAACCGGTGCTTGAGGAGCAATGTCTCTGAAGGCAATTGTTAAGTCATCTTCATAAACAATGTCAGCGGGTATTTCTTTGCGAATAATCTTGCTGAAGATGGTCTCGCTCATGTTAAATCTTCTACTCAATAGTTATGAAAGCGACTCAGACTGCTAGCAATTTTACGTAATCAGCATCCTGGAACGAAACTAAATCCAGTAATTTCCCGGTTCAGTAACCCAGAGGACAAGCCCTATACTCGCGCTTAAGTGTCAGGGGAATTGAGATGCTAGCTAGAGTTTGGAGCGCTTCTATTGTAGGAATCGATGCGGTTAAGGTGGGTGTTGAAGTGGATGTGTCTGGTGGGTTGCCGGGAATTGTCGTGGTTGGTTTACCCGATACAGCCGTTCAAGAATCACGAGAACGAGTCAAGGCGGCACTGAAGAATGCGGGTTTTGCCTTTCCCATGCGGAAGATTGTGGTGAACCTGACACCGGCTGACTTGCGTAAAGAAGGGCCAAGCTTTGATTTACCCATTAGTGTGGGCATTATGGCGGCTTCAGAGCAGGTGAGTGCCGAATTGTTGGGCGATTACCTATTTTTAGGAGAAGTTTCCCTGGATGGCAATCTGCGACCCGTTGCGGGTGTATTACCGATTGCGGCGGCGGCTAAACGACTGGAGATTGCGGGTTTGATCGTTCCGGCGGATAATGCACGAGAGGCGGCAGTTGTACAGGGATTAGTGGTTTACGGTTTCCAGAATTTAGCGCAAGTGGCTGACTTTCTGAATCAGCCAGAGCGTTACTCCCCGGTGCAGATGGATGGGTTACAGGCGTTGCGAACCTCTCGGTCAACGGGGCCAGACTTAAAAGATGTAAAGGGTCAAGCTCATGCTCGCAGAGCCTTAGAAATTGCAGCGGCTGGAGGACATAATTTAATCTTTGTCGGGCCTCCTGGGAGTGGCAAAACCATGCTGGCGCGTCGCTTGCCAGGGATTTTACCGCCATTAAGCTTTGAGGAAGCCTTAGAAGTGACACAAATCCACTCTGTTGCAGGATTGCTGAGAAACAAAGGAACATTGGTCAGCGATCGCCCTTATCGCAGTCCTCATCACTCTGCCTCTGGCCCCTCCCTCGTGGGGGGTGGCAGCTTTCCCCGTCCTGGGGAAATTTCTCTGGCACACCGGGGGGTGCTGTTTTTGGATGAACTCACCGAATTTAAGCGCGATGTGTTGGAATTCTTGCGTCAACCGTTAGAAGATGGCTGTGTGACCATTTCCCGCACTCGTCAATCGGTGATGTTTCCCGCACAGTTCACCTTGGTGGCGAGTACGAATCCTTGCCCTTGTGGCTACTTCGGGGATACTATTCAAGCTTGCACTTGTTCGCCAAGAGCTAGGGAACAATACTGGGCAAAGCTTTCGGGTCCTTTGATGGATCGAATTGATTTACAAGTGGCGGTGAATCGATTGAAGCCGGAAGAGATTACGCGACAACCCACGGGGGAGGAATCGGCACCTGTACGGGAACGAGTACAAGCCGCACGCGATCGCGCCTGGACTCGATTCAAACTTGCCGATTCGACAATTCGTTGCAATGCTCAGATGCAGAGTCATCATCTGCGTCACTGGTGCCCGTTGGATGATACCTCTCGCAACTTACTAGAGGGCGCAATTCGCAAGTTAGGCTTATCGGCACGGGCAAGCGATCGCATTCTTAAAGTAGCCCGTACCATTGCTGACTTAGCAGGTGATGAAGTTCTCAAACCCCAGCACGTTGCCGAAGCCATTCAGTACCGCACTATTGACAGAATGCAATAAATGTGAAAGGAAAGGACGCTTAACTAGGGAAGTTCAACGCCTGAACGACGCACCAAGCTCAAAACCCGCAAAACCAAAGCTCTGAGGAAGTGAGCCATACTTTGGGGATGAGCGATCGCCCAAAAATTAATACTCAGACAGGTACTAGCCAGCCCTAACAGGATAAAGGTAGGAGCCATAACCACACCAATCATCCACCAAGTAAACACATGAAATACCATCACCAGCGCCGGGAGGCAGGCAAGCATAGCCGCTTGTCGCACCTGAGGCTGAGGACGGCGCAGTCCGGTGAATATCATCGTCTGCAAGGTGAAGAGCAAGTTGGCAGGAACCAAAAAGGCACAGATGGCAAGACAGTTGGTTCGTGAAAATTCAAAAAGAGTGTTGAAGTCAAACATGCAATATTAGGTATAAGTACTGTTGCCAGTCTATCTCGCCTGACCCATAGACCTCAGGTCATCCTGTCGTGTATTCAGAAAACTATGTCAAAGGGAATGGTGATATGGGCTAGGCGTGGGTATTACCTAATACCGAATGAATAACTCTCAGGCTGAATCTGTTTCGGTTTCTGAGTTGCTCCCATGGGATGAACCAGTTTTGACATAGAGTAGTACAATAATGACCGTTGTAATTCGTGACACAGGCATTGATCGAGCGCTACACCCTGCCCGAAATGGGCGAATTGTGGACGGACACCTACAAGTTTAAAACCTGGCTTCAGGTCGAAATCGCTGTTTGT of the Allocoleopsis franciscana PCC 7113 genome contains:
- a CDS encoding serine/threonine-protein kinase, which gives rise to MSYCINPKCPKPADPLNAQNSICCHCGSQLWLQERYRVKQLVDEVGFSKIYEVEEQGTSKILKVLLLNDPKAVAVFQQEARVLSQLHHPGIPHIEPDGYFTFLPKNRHQPLHCLVMEKVKGISLEKCQFQPENQPLSQPQVLNWLKQLVEILYQVHQQLYFHRDIQPSNIILTPNGQLVLINFGSARAASDTYLVTARGEQDVRSMSSPGYTPIEQAKGKAVPQSDFFALGRTFVYLLTGKSPNDFPEDPRTGELLWQHQAPQVSKSVTDLIDYLMAPFPHHRPHNAQIILQRIAAIDHTWQPPQLPPQTPEFANSLQGLRLQSWVRHQRSSTTRLRKLFTKLVKPKNLFLASAFLGTVGVAGTLIYGDLTTLNNQHNQQSLVSSNHRLLSASSLAKRSPKSVTVPPRTTSNYPATLTHRNDEAKRVERSSEVGQQLEPITSIDTGASNGINTVAVSPNGKMIASGSRDGLLKLWHLGKNRAGTTPTSGRTLGEDLYGENTVAFSPDGKTLASGSDDNIIRIWDIGKGKLLHTLKGHSAWISDLVFSADGKTLMSSSFDRTIKVWDLSQKVNTQPIEKRTLKGHTAWVFAIAMTPDGKTLASCSFDNTIKVWNLEKGEVRHTLKGNPNRVFALAISSDGETLASGNGDGTIQVWNLTTNQLTKTFNGHQDWVRALAMTPDGKMLASGSGSQDNTIKLWNLRSGKLLGTLEGHSDDVRSVAFSPDSSTLVSGSFDNTIKIWRMP
- the psbA gene encoding photosystem II q(b) protein; translation: MTTTLQRRESANVWERFCEWVTSTNNRLYVGWFGVLMIPTLLTATTCFIIAFIAAPPVDIDGIREPVAGSLLFGNNIISGAVVPSSNAIGLHFYPIWEAASLDEWLYNGGPYQLVIFHFLIGVFCYMGREWELSYRLGMRPWIAVAYSAPVAAATAVFLIYPIGQGSFSDGMPLGISGTFNFMFVFQAEHNILMHPFHQLGVAGVFGGSLFSAMHGSLVTSSLVRETTETESQNYGYKFGQEEETYNIVAAHGYFGRLIFQYASFNNSRSLHFFLAAWPVVGIWFTALGISTMAFNLNGFNFNQSIIDSQGRVIGTWADVLNRANLGFEVMHERNAHNFPLDLAAGEAAPVALTAPVING
- a CDS encoding histidine triad nucleotide-binding protein; this encodes MSETIFSKIIRKEIPADIVYEDDLTIAFRDIAPQAPVHILVIPKKPLPQLAAAESEDHALMGHLLLTAKRVAQQLGLDNGYRLVINNGADGGQTVDHLHVHILGGRQMKWPPG
- a CDS encoding YifB family Mg chelatase-like AAA ATPase, with product MLARVWSASIVGIDAVKVGVEVDVSGGLPGIVVVGLPDTAVQESRERVKAALKNAGFAFPMRKIVVNLTPADLRKEGPSFDLPISVGIMAASEQVSAELLGDYLFLGEVSLDGNLRPVAGVLPIAAAAKRLEIAGLIVPADNAREAAVVQGLVVYGFQNLAQVADFLNQPERYSPVQMDGLQALRTSRSTGPDLKDVKGQAHARRALEIAAAGGHNLIFVGPPGSGKTMLARRLPGILPPLSFEEALEVTQIHSVAGLLRNKGTLVSDRPYRSPHHSASGPSLVGGGSFPRPGEISLAHRGVLFLDELTEFKRDVLEFLRQPLEDGCVTISRTRQSVMFPAQFTLVASTNPCPCGYFGDTIQACTCSPRAREQYWAKLSGPLMDRIDLQVAVNRLKPEEITRQPTGEESAPVRERVQAARDRAWTRFKLADSTIRCNAQMQSHHLRHWCPLDDTSRNLLEGAIRKLGLSARASDRILKVARTIADLAGDEVLKPQHVAEAIQYRTIDRMQ